A genomic region of Anaerolineae bacterium contains the following coding sequences:
- a CDS encoding ROK family protein has product MYGGIEAGGTKFVCAVGSGPDDIRAEERFPTTFPEETIRRAIAFFRQWQDAGGPALSAIGIASFGPLDADPTSPTFGYITIPPKPGWANTDFAGAVRRALGLPVAFDTDVNAAALAEWRWGAGQGLHTLVYLTIGTGIGGGAVVHGRLLHGLAHPEMGHMRIPHDRRRDPFPGTCPFHGDCWEGLAAGPALEARWGRPAETLPADHPAWELEAEYLALGLMNLVYALAPQRMILGGGVMEQSHLFPRIRQRLLQLLNGYTASPMLLQDIERYIVPPALGTRAGVLGAIALAQQALYAGGE; this is encoded by the coding sequence TTGTACGGCGGCATCGAGGCCGGCGGCACCAAATTCGTCTGCGCCGTCGGCAGCGGCCCGGACGACATCCGGGCAGAAGAGCGCTTCCCGACCACCTTTCCGGAAGAGACCATCCGCCGCGCCATCGCCTTCTTCCGCCAGTGGCAGGATGCCGGCGGGCCGGCGCTCTCGGCCATCGGCATCGCCTCCTTTGGGCCGCTGGACGCGGACCCGACATCTCCCACCTTCGGCTACATCACCATACCGCCCAAGCCCGGCTGGGCCAACACCGATTTCGCCGGCGCGGTCCGGCGCGCCCTGGGCCTGCCGGTGGCGTTCGATACTGATGTGAACGCCGCCGCGCTGGCCGAATGGCGGTGGGGCGCCGGCCAGGGTCTGCATACCCTGGTCTATCTGACGATCGGCACCGGCATTGGGGGCGGCGCTGTGGTGCACGGCCGCCTACTGCACGGCCTGGCCCATCCCGAAATGGGGCATATGCGCATCCCCCATGACCGCCGGCGCGATCCCTTCCCCGGCACCTGCCCCTTTCACGGCGACTGTTGGGAGGGGTTGGCCGCCGGCCCCGCCCTGGAGGCGCGCTGGGGCCGGCCGGCGGAAACCCTGCCCGCCGACCATCCCGCCTGGGAGCTGGAGGCGGAATATCTCGCCCTGGGCCTCATGAACCTGGTGTATGCGCTGGCCCCCCAACGGATGATCCTGGGCGGCGGAGTCATGGAGCAGTCCCATCTTTTTCCCCGCATCCGTCAGCGACTGCTCCAGCTTCTCAACGGCTACACGGCCAGCCCAATGCTCCTACAGGATATCGAGCGCTATATCGTGCCGCCGGCGCTGGGCACACGCGCCGGCGTCCTGGGCGCCATCGCCCTGGCCCAACAAGCTTTGTATGCCGGAGGGGAATGA
- a CDS encoding DUF1349 domain-containing protein, with protein sequence MMIKTEAVWTHEPAAWQWDEKGRLTAQARPQTHFWRKTRSGFISENGHLYAVQVRGDFIAQVRVSGRFESPYDQAGLMVVADAATWLRAGLEYIEGICYLTSVLTLDFSDWAISRPVDKNSIWLRMERDRDAVVVSASLDGKHYFPVRECHLSDALALEVGPYLASPMGRGFSASFEELEIIQPRQPHP encoded by the coding sequence ATGATGATCAAGACTGAGGCGGTATGGACCCACGAGCCGGCGGCCTGGCAGTGGGACGAGAAGGGCCGGCTGACCGCGCAGGCCCGGCCGCAGACCCACTTCTGGCGCAAGACTCGGAGCGGCTTTATCTCCGAGAACGGCCATCTCTACGCCGTCCAGGTGCGCGGCGACTTCATCGCCCAGGTGCGCGTCAGCGGCCGATTTGAAAGCCCATATGACCAGGCCGGCTTGATGGTCGTGGCCGATGCGGCCACCTGGCTGCGCGCCGGCCTGGAATACATCGAGGGTATCTGCTATCTGACCAGCGTGCTGACCCTCGACTTCTCCGATTGGGCGATCAGCCGGCCCGTCGATAAGAACAGCATCTGGCTGCGTATGGAGCGCGATCGCGACGCAGTAGTCGTGTCCGCTTCCTTAGATGGCAAGCATTATTTCCCCGTGCGGGAATGCCATCTCTCCGATGCGCTGGCTCTGGAGGTCGGCCCTTACTTGGCCTCCCCCATGGGCCGCGGCTTCAGCGCCTCGTTCGAGGAGCTGGAAATTATCCAGCCGCGCCAGCCGCATCCCTGA